One segment of Penaeus vannamei isolate JL-2024 chromosome 3, ASM4276789v1, whole genome shotgun sequence DNA contains the following:
- the LOC113812843 gene encoding titin (The sequence of the model RefSeq protein was modified relative to this genomic sequence to represent the inferred CDS: added 99 bases not found in genome assembly), with the protein MASGKVVFGASCLLLLILVGCMTFRLFSAFKLRIVSAVRDQQLLEDDISHSEARSSGGINETSDYQGPVVPDYNPYFRSMELFPKDDLEVHLENVTIFGILKVREVKEEKIDVIPTEKPIIPPAISPVPPVPVVKKKEIPEAVPPVPVVKEKEVPEALPPAPVLKRGVREAVPPMPVVKEKEVPEAVPPVPVVKEKEVPEAVPPAPVLKREVREAVPPMPVVKEKEIPEVVPSVPVVKEKEVPEAVPPVPVVKEKEVPEAVPPVPVVKEKEVPAVPPVPVVKEKEVPEAVPPVPVVKEKGIPEALPPVPVVKEKEVPAAVPPVPIAKEKEMPAVPTVPVVKEKEVPEAVPPVTVVKEKEVPEAVPPVPEVKEKEVPEAVPPAPVLKREVPEAVPPMPVVKEKEIPEAVPPVPVVKEKEVPEAVPPVPVVKEKEVPEAVPLVPVVKEKEVPEAVPPVPVVKEKEVPEAVPPAPVLKREVPETVPPMPVVKEKEIPEAVPPVPVVKEKEVPEAVPSVPVVKEKEVPEAVPLVPVVKEKEVPEAVPFVPVIKEKEVPESVPPVPVVKEKEVPEAVPTMPVVKEKEVPEAVPPVPVVKEKEVPEAVPPMPVVKEKEVPEAVPTVPVVKKEVPEAVPPVPVVKEKEVPEAVPPVPVVKEKEVPEAVPPVPVVKEKEVPEAVPLVPVIKEKEVPESVPPVPVVKEKEVPEAVPTMPVVKEKEVPEAVPPVPVVMEKEVPEAVPTVPVVKEKEVPEAVPTVPIVKKEVPEAVPPVPVVKKEVPEAVPPVPVVKEKEIPEAVSPVPVVKEKEVSEIVPPKTEILKTVPPEKVVKEEEVLEIVPPKKEVPEAVPPKKEVPETVPPKKEVTVTVPLKKEAPETVPPKKEVPETVPPKKEVPETVPPKKEVPEAVPPKKEVPETVPPKKEVPETMPPKKEVPEAVPPKKEVPEAVPPKKEVPETMPPKKEVPEAVPPKKEVPETMPPKKEVPEAVPPKKEVPETMPPKKGVPEAVPPKKEVPEAVPPKKEVPETMPPKKEVPEAVPPKKEVPEAVPPKKEVPETMPPKKEVPEAVPPKKEVPETMPPKKEVPEAVPPKKEVPETVPPKKEVPETMPPKKEVPEVVPPKKELPEAVPPKKEVPEAVPSEEVKEKELPEAVPPKKEVPETVPPKKEVPEAVPPKKEIPEAVPSEVVKEMEAPKAVPPKKEVPEAVPPKKEVPEINPREKIFRKTRKG; encoded by the coding sequence tACCAGGGGCCCGTAGTACCGGATTACAATCCATATTTTCGAAGTATGGAATTGTTCCCGAAAGATGATTTGGAAGTTCACTTAGAAAATGTGACTATTTTTGGAATTTTAAAAGTTAGAGaggttaaagaagaaaaaattgatgTTATCCCCACGGAAAAACCCATAATACCACCAGCTATTTCACCTGTGCCACCCGTACCGGTAGTCAAGAAGAAGGAAAtcccagaagctgtgccacctgtgCCGGTAgtcaaggaaaaggaagtaccagaagctctGCCACCTGCACCGGTACTAAAGAGGGGAGTACGAGAAGCTGTGCCACCTATGCCGGTagtcaaggagaaggaagtaccagaagctgtgccacctgtaccggtagtcaaggagaaggaagtaccagaagctgtacCACCTGCACCAGTACTAAAGAGGGAAGTACGAGAAGCTGTGCCACCTATGCCGGTAGTCAAGGAGAAGGAAATACCAGAAGTTGTGCCATCTGTACCAGTAGTCAAGGAgaaagaagtaccagaagctgtgccacctgtaccggtagtcaaggagaaggaagtaccagaagctgtgccacctgtgCCGGTAgtcaaggaaaaggaagtaccagctgtgccacctgtaccggtagttaaggagaaggaagtaccagaagctgtgccacctgtaccggtagtCAAGGAGAAGGGAATACCAGAAGCCttgccacctgtaccggtagtcaaggaaaaggaagtacCAGCAGCTGTGCCGCCTGTACCGATAGCCAAGGAGAAGGAAATGCCAGCTGTGCCAACTGTACCAGTagtcaaggagaaggaagtaccagaagctgtgccacctgtgACAGTAgtcaaggaaaaggaagtaccagaagctgtgccacctgtaccggaagtcaaggagaaggaagtaccagaagctgtgccacctgcACCGGTACTAAAgagggaagtaccagaagctgtgccacctatGCCGGTAGTCAAGGAGAAGGAaataccagaagctgtgccacctgtaccggtagtcaaggagaaggaagtaccagaagctgtgccacctgtaccagtggtcaaggagaaggaagtaccagaggCTGTGCCACTTGTACCGGTagtcaaggagaaggaagtaccagaagctgtgccacctgtaccggtagtcaaggagaaggaagtaccagaagctgtgccacctgcACCGGTACTAAAGAGGGAAGTACCAGAAACTGTGCCACCTATGCCGGTAGTCAAGGAGAAGGAaataccagaagctgtgccacctgtaccggtagtcaaggagaaggaagtaccagaagctgtgccatcTGTACCAGTggtcaaggagaaggaagtaccagaggCTGTGCCACTTGTACCGGTagtcaaggagaaggaagtaccagaagctgtgccattTGTACCGGTaatcaaggagaaggaagtaccagaatctgtgccacctgtaccggtagtcaaggagaaggaagtgccagaagctgtgccaacTATGCCGGTagtcaaggagaaggaagtgccagaagctgtgccacctgtgCCTGTAGTCAAGGAGAAagaagtgccagaagctgtgccacctatGCCGGTAGTCAAGGAGAAagaagtgccagaagctgtgccaacAGTGCCGGTAGTCAAGAAGGAGGTACCGGAAGCTGTGCCACCTGTGCCTGTAGTCAAGGAgaaagaagtaccagaagctgtgccacctgtgCCTGTAGTCAAGGAgaaagaagtaccagaagctgtgccacctgtaccggtagtcaaggagaaagaagtaccagaagctgtgccacttgTACCGGTaatcaaggagaaggaagtaccagaatctgtgccacctgtaccggtagtcaaggagaaggaagtgccagaagctgtgccaacTATGCCGGTagtcaaggagaaggaagtgccagaagctgtgccacctgtaccggtagtCATGGAGAAagaagtgccagaagctgtgccaacAGTGCCTGTAGTCAAGGAGAAagaagtgccagaagctgtgccaacAGTGCCGATAGTCAAGAAGGAGGTACCGGAAGCTGTGCCACCTGTGCCGGTAGtcaagaaggaagtaccagaagctgtgccacctgtgCCTGTAGTCAAGGAGAAAGAAATACCAGAAGCAGTGTCACCTGTACCGGTagtcaaggagaaggaagtatcaGAAATTGTGCCACCTAAGACGGAAATACTAAAAACTGTACCACCTGAGAAGGTAGTCAAGGAGGAGGAAGTACTAGAAATTGTACCACcaaagaaggaagtaccagaagctgtgccaccgaagaaggaagtaccagaaactgtgccaccgaagaaggaagtaacAGTAACTGTGCCATTGAAGAAGGAAGCACCAGAaactgtgccaccgaagaaggaagtaccagaaactgtgccaccgaagaaggaagtaccagaaactgtgccaccgaagaaggaagtaccagaagctgtgccaccgaagaaggaagtaccagaaactgtgccaccgaagaaggaagtaccagaaactatgccaccgaagaaggaagtaccagaagctgtgccaccgaagaaggaagtaccagaagctgtgccaccgaagaaggaagtaccagaaactatgccaccgaagaaggaagtaccagaagctgtgccaccgaagaaggaagtaccagaaactatgccaccgaagaaggaagtaccagaagctgtgccaccgaagaaggaagtaccagaaactATGCCACCGAAGAAGggagtaccagaagctgtgccaccgaagaaggaagtaccagaagctgtgccaccgaagaaggaagtaccagaaactatgccaccgaagaaggaagtaccagaagctgtgccaccgaagaaggaagtaccagaagctgtgccaccgaagaaggaagtaccagaaactatgccaccgaagaaggaagtaccagaagctgtgccaccgaagaaggaagtaccagaaactatgccaccgaagaaggaagtaccagaagctgtgccaccgaagaaggaagtaccagaaactgtgccaccgaagaaggaagtaccagaaactatgccaccgaagaaggaagtaccagaagttgtgccaccgaagaaggaattaccagaagctgtgccaccgaagaaggaagtaccagaagctgtgccatcTGAGGAAGTCAAGGAGAAGGAattaccagaagctgtgccaccgaagaaggaagtaccagaaactgtgccaccgaagaaggaagtaccagaagctgtgccaccgaagaaggaaataccagaagctgtgccatcTGAGGTAGTCAAGGAGATGGAAGCACCaaaagctgtgccaccgaagaaggaagtaccagaagctgtgccaccgaaaaAGGAAGTACCAGAAATTAATCCACGTGAGAAGATATTCAGGAAGACTAGAAAAGGCTAA